In Leptospira bouyouniensis, the sequence TTCCCCTGAAGCAGCCGTACCCGCCGCATAGGATTTACAGCTGATATTTAGAACCACTGGTTGTGTTGGGTTATTGCCTCCCAAACAAACGGACACTGTCGCCGTGTTGGTCGTATTTTCATTTGTATTCCCAACATGAGAAATATAAAAAGCCTTTTCGTCATCAGTGGTGGCCGCATACACATCGATGGGATCATGGACAAGTCCACCAGAGGATGTTAGTGTTGTCACTGTCCAATTTTGTGTTAAATCCACAAGGATATCATCCACATGGGTTAACACGATTTGGTTAGAACCACCTGTTTCCATAAAATTGTAGTTAGATGATGAGACAGTTACGCTGCCTGGTACTGTCCCTTCGGTTGTATCTGTACTGCTGAGTCCAATGGTCACGTCAGATCCAGGAGCGGATTGCGCAATCATCCAAATATTGGTGGAGCCACCTTCTGCCGCAGACAAACGATCTCCACTGATCCCTCGTGCTGGTCCAGAAAAATTACATGGTTGTAAGAGGTGAGTTGCATCGTTATCACAAGAACGTATGCTAAACGTTGGTTCAGAGACAGTGGTATTGTAAGTGGCATCGGTTGATGAAGCAACAAACGAAACCGTATAGTCCGCATTTCCCGTGTTTGCTGAATCAGATTTTCCTTCGACTTGGAAAGTTTGGTAAGTATTCCAATCAGTAGGAGTAAAGGTAAGAGTGGGAGTTAAAATCGTACACTTATTCCCACAATTGGAGGAAAAGGAAAGTGTTACATTGTTTGTGGGTTTTGTTCTCAGTTTCAATTGGAAACTGGAGTATTTGGTTCCGAATTGGTTACTTTCATCTGTGGCAAACCGATTGACACTTCCACCTGCCGCACCCGTCGTACCAACCGTAGAATCAAATCGCATGTAGGCATATCCCGGTACACTTTGGTCTCGGTTGTAAACGACAACGTTTCTTGGTTTGATTCCATTGTAATCCGCATCGGAGCTACTTGTATTCGAGACCTCTACTGTGTATACCTTGATGCCATCAATTTCTAAATCATCTACTGAAGTGATGGTGACGGCTTGTTCGGTAGAAAAATTTGCAGGTGTAAAGGTTAGTGTCTTTGGATTTGCAGTCCCTTCTCTGTTACTGGCGTTGACAGAATCAAACACTTCATTGATGGGAATGGTCACATTGGCAGTGGGTGCTGTTCGAAGTTTCACCTGAAAGGTTCCATAGGTCGCGGTTGCAGATGGTCCTGGTTCTTCCATCACACGTGAGATATTGGAAACTCTCACACCTGGTCCTTCATCATCTTCTACTGAAACAGAAATATCACAGGCATCTTTCCCTGAATACGTTCCAGAAACTGCTTCCCCACTTCCATTTTTTTGGGTCATGGTTCCAAGTGCCACAGTCATCGGGTCAACCTTGGCACTTCTCACACCATCATCGGCCACTCTAAAAATAAAACATTGCCTTTCTGTGAGTCCATTCCCAGTAAACGTCAGTTTGGTGGGAATATCAACTTCTGCCCCAGGGAAGTTTTGTTTAGATTCGACCCTTGTTCCATAACTGGAAGTCACTGTAATGGGGATGTCCAAACTCCCGCTAAATGGGGCAGTTGGGTAAATACAAGTTTGGAAAGAACGATACCCCCAAGCAGTGCCGCCATCGGTGTCAACATCAGATAATCCATTTTCATTGACAGTGCTAAAGGTGGAATTGACATCCCCATCTTCGACAAGGGAAACCAGTTTTGTGGAAATGGTCACATCCCCCGAACAAGCAGATGTGTCCCGATTGCCAAACACTCGATCAAATTGTTCACTGAGCCCAAATAAAAATGTGTCACTGGCAGAAACTCTTCCACTACATCCCATTAGGATAGATACTAAAAACATAAGTAGCGTTAGTGGGATCAGGTTTTTCTTTTTGTTCATAAAAAATTTCCTAAGTATAAGTGCGTTTGATTAAAACAAAGAATGTTTCCTTGTCAGTTCATTGCAATGATATTCTCAATTCGAGGTAGAATCTTTGGTACACTAATTTCTGTTAGATGTTGTTTAACTTTTCAGCAAACATTGTTAGTTGTAAAGATAAGACTCGTGATTCTACTAATGATATATGGCATACGTGAGGAAAAATGTAGATGAAGTTTAGAAATAAGTTTCACATTCGGACCCTTTATTTTTATCAATTGATTTCTTTACTTGGTGCAGAAGATAAGGACAGTTTGTTTTATGTTTAGAAATTTATTGTGCATTTTGTTTGCATCATCATTTATTTTCCAATGTCAAACCACCACCAAACCAGAATGGATGGAATCGGAATCGTTCCAAAAATTTTGTGGCTGTGTTCACATCGATGAATCCAAACCGAGTGAACATTTAGGTAGTTTGCCAGTGGGATCCTTAGATAAACTAGGAACACCTGAATACTTGGAAAAATTATACAAAGGACTACGAAGTGATTTTGAACACACAGGTACACCATTTGAAGAAGTGGGTGGGAGCCTTGTTGCCAAAGGGGTTGAACTCAAACGGATTGAAGACGATGAAAAACGCCTAAGAGAATTACTCATCATCATTGACGGGGACGTTGCTTTCCCGTCTGGGAAATCTACACTCACTCCCAAAGCAAAAGAACTCATCGCAAAAGTCGGAGATGCCATGGAAGCATACCCGGAAACCAACTGTAGGATCGGTGGCCACACGGACAGTGTGGGAGCCTTTTCAATGAACTTAAAATTGAGTAAAGAAAGATCCCAATCCGTAAAAAAAGAACTCAAACTTGTCCATAAAATCGCAGAAGAGCGATTTAAGGAAGTGGATGGTTATGCAGACCAATATAAGATCGTTGATACTATGTTAGCTGAGAAAAAAAACCGTAGAACCGAAATTTACGTAGGGACAGTTCGCATTGTTTACTAACGGTTTTATTTTTTTCAAATTTAGATCCAATCTGTTTTTATACTTTGGAGTTGTATTTATAATTGGTTGTGGTGTTTTGTTTGCAGAAGATTCCAAACAAACTTTGCCTAGTGTTGAAACCAAAAAAAACCAAACAACAACTTCTGAAAAACCAAACTCAATCCAAAATCCAAGTCCGAATCCAGACCAAGCTCCTAATTCCAATCCAACACAAGCGACTTCACTTGCTGATAGAGAAGATAACCAAACCCCGATGGAAATTTTTAATAAGGTCTATGAACATAGGTTTATGATCCGAGGAGGTTGGGGGATTGGTAAATTATCACCAGCCATCTTAAATGAAACCGGGCCCGCGTGGTTCCAAAATTCTCTCTTCCGTCAAATCACAGAACCAGGTGCACCACTTTCCATTCCTTATAAACCAGCAAAAGATTTAGGACTTAATTCACAATTCTTTGACATTCGTTATGGTTATAAAAACAAATATGAAGTCCAATACGCTGAAGATACTTCCCTTGGTGTTTACAGCCGTGACCTTCCGGCGAGTAATAATTTTTTATCTCCAAGGACAGATACCTATTGGGCGAGTAGTTTTGAAGGGAACCGGTTACTTCGTTTTGAAGGAGTGAGCCAACATTTACGATTTTCTTATACCCATCCAATTTCAAAAATATTAATGATTGGACCATCGATCAACTTCCATCGTTATACGGAACGAAACAATATTTCCTATGGATCTTATTCAACGAGTCGTCCAGAAGCAGCAGTTCCTAATAAGGTAACATGGTCGATCGGAGGAGATGCCAATGCAGAATATTCGATGAAAGGAATTCTGCCAGGTGTATATGCAAAGCTGAAACTTAGGGATTGGTGGGAGATTCGCGGCCGATTAGAGCTTCTCGACCGGAAGGGAAACTTCTCTGTGTTAGGTTCCCAAATTATACAAGAAGTTTATAATGACGGAACTTCAAATCTTGCAGTTGTTGTCCCAGCCTATGGGGGAAAAGTCAGAGACAAAGGTACAATTTTAAATTTGGAAACCTCATTCCAGTATTGTCGGTTTAGTTTGGACATCGGG encodes:
- a CDS encoding OmpA family protein yields the protein MFRNLLCILFASSFIFQCQTTTKPEWMESESFQKFCGCVHIDESKPSEHLGSLPVGSLDKLGTPEYLEKLYKGLRSDFEHTGTPFEEVGGSLVAKGVELKRIEDDEKRLRELLIIIDGDVAFPSGKSTLTPKAKELIAKVGDAMEAYPETNCRIGGHTDSVGAFSMNLKLSKERSQSVKKELKLVHKIAEERFKEVDGYADQYKIVDTMLAEKKNRRTEIYVGTVRIVY